One genomic window of Staphylococcus hsinchuensis includes the following:
- a CDS encoding SDR family oxidoreductase — protein sequence MSILIIGANGGVGQFLVEQLKESGETFTAGVRKQEQVDAFKEKDIDATLIDVEADDLSTLTDKIKGYDKVIFSVGSGGKTGADKTFYVDLDGAIKTIKASEENNVQQYVMVSTYDSRREAFDASGDLKPYTIAKHYADEYLKQAKVPYTIVHPGGLLDEAGTGKIEIGQFFEGRGTIPREDVATVLKEVVTTEGFDNKEFQIISGEKEIPQALTNVK from the coding sequence ATGAGTATTCTTATTATTGGCGCTAACGGTGGCGTAGGGCAATTTCTAGTTGAGCAGTTAAAAGAGAGTGGAGAAACGTTTACAGCCGGCGTTCGCAAACAAGAACAAGTAGATGCTTTTAAAGAAAAAGATATAGATGCTACATTAATTGATGTTGAAGCGGATGATTTGTCAACATTAACTGATAAAATTAAAGGCTATGACAAAGTGATTTTCTCTGTTGGTTCTGGTGGTAAAACAGGCGCAGATAAAACTTTCTATGTAGACTTAGATGGGGCAATCAAAACAATTAAAGCAAGTGAAGAAAACAACGTTCAACAATATGTAATGGTTTCAACATATGATTCACGTAGAGAAGCTTTTGATGCAAGTGGAGACTTAAAACCATATACAATTGCTAAGCATTATGCAGATGAATATTTAAAACAAGCTAAAGTACCTTATACAATCGTCCATCCTGGTGGATTATTAGATGAAGCAGGTACAGGTAAAATTGAAATTGGACAATTCTTTGAAGGCAGAGGTACAATTCCTAGAGAAGATGTTGCCACTGTATTAAAAGAGGTCGTTACAACAGAGGGTTTCGACAATAAAGAATTCCAAATCATTAGTGGTGAGAAAGAAATTCCACAAGCATTAACAAACGTTAAATAA
- a CDS encoding ArsR/SmtB family transcription factor: protein MAKELNPTTVDRVSEIFKALSDANRIRILHYLAEGNDSVGHIANALNLNQSNVSHQLRILKQAQLVKAERDGQTMIYSLDDTHVSTLLHQAIHHASHN from the coding sequence ATGGCTAAAGAACTAAATCCAACTACAGTAGATCGCGTTTCTGAAATTTTTAAAGCTTTAAGTGATGCAAATCGTATTCGAATTCTGCACTACTTAGCTGAAGGTAATGATAGCGTCGGTCATATTGCGAATGCATTAAATTTAAATCAATCGAATGTTTCCCATCAATTAAGAATTTTAAAGCAAGCACAATTAGTGAAAGCTGAGCGTGATGGACAAACTATGATTTATTCACTTGATGATACACATGTATCTACCCTCTTACACCAAGCAATACATCATGCTAGCCATAATTAA
- the czrB gene encoding CDF family zinc efflux transporter CzrB → MLMSEHHSHDHHHVHTNNKKVLLISFLIIGLFMIIEIVGGFLSNSLALLSDGLHMFSDTVSLGVALFAFIYAEKHATIRKTFGYKRFEILAALFNGVTLFVTGLFIIYESISRFFKPQDVNSSEMFLISILGLIVNIIVAFLMFRGSDTTHNINMRGAFLHVIGDLLGSVGAIIAALLIWAFNFTYADPIASLIVSLLIIKSSWGILSSSINILMEGAPNDVDMIHVIETITSEPHVQDVHDCHIWSISNELNALSCHAVVPHSLSVTQCETILKQLEHRLGHLNIHHMTIQLETADHDHGDETLCTSIDDHKAHQH, encoded by the coding sequence ATACTGATGTCAGAACATCATTCACATGATCACCATCACGTGCACACCAATAACAAAAAGGTATTACTTATAAGTTTTTTAATTATTGGTTTGTTTATGATTATTGAAATTGTTGGAGGTTTTCTATCCAATAGTTTAGCTTTATTATCTGACGGATTGCATATGTTTAGTGACACTGTATCACTCGGCGTTGCATTATTCGCCTTTATTTATGCTGAAAAACATGCTACGATTCGTAAGACATTCGGTTATAAACGTTTCGAAATATTAGCTGCTTTATTTAATGGTGTTACGCTATTCGTAACCGGTTTATTTATTATCTATGAATCAATTAGTCGATTTTTCAAACCCCAAGATGTGAATTCTTCTGAAATGTTCCTGATAAGCATATTAGGTTTGATCGTAAATATCATTGTCGCATTTTTAATGTTTAGAGGTAGTGATACGACACATAATATCAACATGCGTGGTGCTTTCCTTCATGTCATCGGGGATTTATTAGGATCAGTAGGTGCCATCATCGCAGCACTCTTAATTTGGGCTTTCAATTTCACGTATGCTGACCCTATTGCAAGTTTAATCGTTTCATTACTTATTATTAAAAGTAGCTGGGGAATATTGTCGTCATCGATCAATATTTTAATGGAAGGTGCACCGAACGATGTCGATATGATCCATGTCATTGAAACAATTACAAGTGAGCCACATGTTCAAGATGTCCACGATTGTCACATTTGGTCAATTTCAAACGAATTAAACGCCTTAAGTTGCCATGCGGTTGTACCACATTCATTATCGGTCACTCAATGTGAAACCATATTAAAGCAACTTGAACATCGATTGGGTCATTTAAATATTCATCACATGACCATTCAACTCGAAACCGCTGATCATGATCATGGGGATGAGACTTTATGCACTTCTATAGATGACCATAAAGCGCACCAACATTAA
- a CDS encoding metallophosphoesterase family protein — protein MKFAIITDVHGNFDALEAVLDDIDSRNDIETIYNLGDNIGVGHETNKVLDAIFDRDDMEIIAGNHDEAIMSLVNDTPYPEDLKDKFYEHHQWIESHLDEDYYDRLNQLPRKIEKSINQRKLLFIHYEISNDKLNTPIDGIPFSPIVEPTENNMTQLFSDKDADFIAFGHNHTVHLFDDKSTIDFNPGAVGLNNGSYAVYGIVTINGNEIDVERVKVPYDNEEFLRGYDEKQVPGKDLIFDKFL, from the coding sequence ATGAAATTTGCAATTATTACAGACGTTCATGGCAACTTTGATGCATTAGAGGCAGTACTCGATGACATTGATAGTAGGAATGATATAGAAACGATTTACAACTTGGGAGATAATATTGGTGTTGGACATGAAACAAATAAAGTTTTAGACGCAATATTTGACCGAGACGATATGGAAATTATTGCAGGTAATCATGATGAGGCAATTATGTCATTAGTTAATGACACTCCTTACCCTGAAGATTTAAAAGATAAGTTTTATGAACATCATCAATGGATTGAAAGTCATTTAGATGAGGATTATTACGATCGTTTAAATCAATTACCTCGTAAAATTGAAAAATCAATAAATCAACGCAAATTATTATTTATTCATTATGAAATTAGTAATGATAAATTAAATACCCCGATCGATGGTATTCCATTTAGCCCGATTGTAGAACCAACTGAGAACAATATGACACAGCTATTTTCCGATAAAGATGCTGATTTCATAGCGTTTGGTCATAATCATACTGTACATTTATTTGATGATAAATCGACAATTGATTTTAATCCTGGTGCAGTAGGTTTAAATAATGGATCATATGCTGTATATGGAATTGTAACGATAAATGGTAACGAAATTGATGTAGAACGTGTGAAAGTACCTTATGATAATGAAGAATTTCTTCGTGGCTATGATGAAAAGCAAGTACCAGGAAAGGATTTAATTTTTGATAAATTCTTATAA
- a CDS encoding DUF975 family protein has product MFNFHKLALQNTKKQNGKLLLFSFIGFIIVYVLLALSMIPIQAAIQKIMLSAMMKQSLVGPIITTVLSILIPILIFALVLFPLIVGIIYAIDKAINKEPVKFTDIFAGFKKGHYLKNLKLSFVVLLTIIVLMIINLLISKLLNFGVVKLFTVLQGPISSSDHALGISLTMQIIFATLVLFIQSFVIWFLITLVINTILASIKDPSKGAWAKLKRGFKAIKNGRKTWFKFFIGLLLLNLIAIILASPISQLISIFTGNMSQTLANVIVTVLSIVVIIARILIYYLNTLAIVQYFNRDGEKLETSKGKKGNKNTNKKSQLKDKSQDIKDDMTSKDHTKDNKEHTNSSFNEKADELKESGQNKAHDLKDSVKKSDQ; this is encoded by the coding sequence TTGTTTAACTTTCATAAATTAGCATTACAAAATACAAAGAAACAAAATGGTAAACTTTTATTATTTTCATTTATTGGTTTTATCATTGTTTATGTATTATTAGCTTTATCAATGATACCTATCCAAGCAGCAATACAAAAAATAATGCTGTCAGCGATGATGAAACAGTCATTAGTAGGACCAATAATTACGACTGTACTATCAATCCTTATTCCAATATTAATTTTTGCATTGGTTCTATTCCCGTTAATCGTAGGAATTATATATGCGATAGATAAAGCCATAAATAAAGAACCGGTTAAATTCACTGATATTTTTGCCGGCTTTAAAAAAGGCCATTATCTTAAAAACTTGAAACTTTCATTTGTCGTACTATTAACAATCATTGTTTTAATGATTATTAACTTGTTAATATCAAAACTATTAAACTTCGGTGTTGTTAAATTATTTACAGTATTACAAGGACCAATTAGTAGTTCAGATCATGCTTTAGGCATTTCACTAACAATGCAAATCATTTTTGCAACATTAGTATTATTTATCCAATCATTTGTAATTTGGTTCTTAATTACACTTGTTATCAATACCATTTTAGCTTCAATTAAAGACCCTTCAAAAGGTGCTTGGGCTAAATTAAAACGTGGATTCAAAGCTATTAAAAACGGTAGAAAAACTTGGTTCAAATTCTTTATCGGTTTATTACTATTGAACTTAATCGCTATCATATTAGCATCTCCAATTAGTCAATTAATTTCTATTTTCACAGGAAATATGTCACAAACACTTGCTAACGTAATAGTTACTGTATTATCAATCGTTGTAATAATTGCTCGTATTTTAATTTACTATCTAAATACTTTAGCTATTGTTCAATATTTCAATCGTGATGGTGAAAAATTAGAAACAAGTAAAGGTAAAAAAGGCAACAAGAACACAAATAAAAAGTCTCAATTAAAAGACAAATCACAAGACATCAAAGATGACATGACATCAAAAGATCATACTAAAGACAACAAAGAACATACAAATTCATCATTTAATGAGAAAGCTGATGAATTAAAAGAATCTGGTCAAAATAAAGCACATGATTTAAAAGATTCTGTTAAAAAATCAGATCAATAA
- a CDS encoding HAD family hydrolase: protein MDNIEAIFLDMDGTLLHKDNKVDLETTKVIQQVRGRGYKVFLATGRAHDEIRNLIPSTFEVDGIISSNGTLGKVNDETIFKHSLDFITVDKIVARAQEQNIYYEVFPFDQNRIILEKDKEWTTELFENDTPPGDVSESEWASRRESISEKVDWVSRIPDTHFSKIYLFSPEYSKIARFRETLANEQEDLRISISNSSRFNAETMAYKKDKGTGIKEMIDHFNIPQASTLVMGDSDNDRSMFAFGGYTIAMKNARPEIQALTDDVTTFTNEENGVAKYLSEHFL, encoded by the coding sequence ATGGATAATATAGAAGCAATTTTTCTTGATATGGATGGTACTTTATTACATAAAGATAATAAAGTAGATTTAGAAACAACAAAAGTGATTCAACAAGTGAGAGGACGCGGGTATAAAGTATTTTTAGCAACGGGGCGTGCTCATGATGAAATTCGCAATTTAATCCCATCGACATTTGAAGTAGATGGCATCATTAGTTCAAATGGTACATTAGGGAAAGTTAATGATGAGACGATTTTTAAACATAGTTTAGATTTCATTACAGTTGATAAAATAGTAGCGCGAGCGCAAGAACAAAACATCTATTATGAGGTATTTCCATTTGATCAAAATAGAATCATTCTAGAAAAGGACAAAGAATGGACGACTGAATTATTTGAAAATGACACTCCACCTGGTGATGTAAGTGAAAGTGAGTGGGCGTCTAGACGAGAGTCTATAAGTGAAAAGGTGGATTGGGTTTCAAGAATACCAGACACCCATTTTTCAAAAATTTATTTATTCTCACCTGAATACAGTAAAATTGCTCGATTTCGTGAAACACTAGCAAACGAGCAAGAAGACTTACGTATAAGTATTTCTAATTCATCGCGCTTTAATGCAGAAACAATGGCTTATAAAAAAGATAAAGGTACAGGTATTAAGGAAATGATTGATCATTTTAATATACCACAAGCATCAACGCTCGTGATGGGTGATAGTGATAATGATAGATCTATGTTTGCATTTGGTGGTTATACGATAGCGATGAAGAATGCTCGTCCTGAAATACAGGCATTGACTGATGATGTAACTACATTTACTAATGAAGAGAACGGTGTGGCCAAGTACTTAAGTGAACATTTTTTATAA
- a CDS encoding ABC transporter ATP-binding protein, with amino-acid sequence MLIKLENVSRQKHGNLIINDVSWQIDQGEKWLLYGLNGAGKTTLLNIMNVYEPITSGEITLFGKQPGTKGYSADIVRDNIGFVSNSLMNRFQEGEKVIDVVLSGLFKSIGLFQHVNNDQIELARKQLEAIGMEEFENQYYGYLSTGERQKVLIARAMMTRPKLLILDEPASGLDFITREDLLNSLEEMFEQHPELAVIYVTHFIEEITPAFKKGFLLKDGVCYKQGNLIDIMNSHTLSDYFNREVILNKQYQRYSLFLKDK; translated from the coding sequence ATGCTAATAAAATTGGAGAACGTGTCCCGTCAGAAACATGGTAATTTGATTATTAATGATGTCAGTTGGCAAATTGACCAAGGAGAAAAATGGTTGCTGTATGGTTTAAATGGGGCAGGGAAAACAACATTATTAAATATAATGAACGTATATGAACCCATAACATCAGGAGAAATCACACTTTTTGGCAAACAGCCTGGAACGAAAGGATATTCTGCAGATATTGTAAGAGATAACATTGGATTTGTTTCTAATAGTTTAATGAACAGATTTCAAGAAGGAGAAAAAGTGATTGACGTCGTGTTGAGTGGGTTGTTCAAATCCATTGGCTTATTTCAACACGTCAATAATGATCAAATTGAATTGGCACGAAAACAATTGGAAGCAATAGGCATGGAAGAGTTCGAAAATCAGTATTATGGTTATTTATCGACTGGCGAACGACAAAAGGTGTTAATTGCTAGAGCAATGATGACACGACCGAAATTATTAATATTAGATGAACCTGCGTCTGGTTTAGATTTTATTACACGTGAAGATTTATTAAATTCCTTGGAGGAAATGTTTGAACAACATCCTGAATTGGCAGTCATCTACGTTACACATTTTATTGAGGAAATAACCCCAGCTTTTAAAAAAGGTTTTCTACTCAAAGATGGGGTATGTTATAAACAAGGCAATTTAATAGATATTATGAACAGTCATACATTAAGTGATTATTTTAATAGAGAAGTTATTTTAAATAAACAATATCAACGCTATTCACTATTTTTAAAAGATAAATGA
- a CDS encoding DUF2200 domain-containing protein — MAELKIYKMSFAKVYPLLVKKVEKKGRTEAELKELIFWLTGYNESQLETLLDEEVDYETFINQAPQLNPHREYVTGVICGTRVEEMEPSTMKEIRYLDKMVDELAKGKAMSKIFREDKI; from the coding sequence ATGGCCGAGCTAAAAATTTATAAAATGTCATTTGCGAAGGTATACCCACTTTTAGTAAAGAAAGTTGAAAAAAAGGGAAGAACTGAAGCTGAATTAAAGGAATTGATTTTTTGGTTAACGGGGTATAATGAATCACAATTAGAAACTTTATTGGACGAAGAAGTTGACTATGAGACCTTTATAAATCAAGCGCCACAACTCAATCCTCATCGAGAATATGTTACCGGTGTCATTTGTGGCACGCGTGTGGAGGAGATGGAGCCTTCTACGATGAAAGAAATTCGCTATTTGGATAAAATGGTAGACGAACTTGCTAAAGGAAAGGCAATGTCTAAGATTTTTAGAGAAGATAAAATTTAA
- the glmS gene encoding glutamine--fructose-6-phosphate transaminase (isomerizing) has protein sequence MCGIVGYIGQDNAKELLLKGLEKLEYRGYDSAGIAVVNESGTSVSKAKGRISELRKVAEADDQDGTLGIGHTRWATHGVPNYENSHPHQSASKRFTLVHNGVIENYEELKNEYLSDITFISETDTEVIVQLVEHFSNEGLSTEDAFTKVISLLEGSYALGLIDNEDEDKIFVAKNKSPLLIGVGDDFNVIASDAIAMLQVTNQYKEIHDHEIVIVKRDDVVIKTLEGEVQERESYTAQIDAADAEKGVYDHYMLKEIHEQPAVMRRIIQEYQDENGNLKMDSSIIKDVAEADRIYVIAAGTSYHAGLVGKEFIEKWAGVPTEVHVASEFVYNMPLLSEKPLFIFISQSGETADSRAVLVETNKLGHKSLTITNVAGSTLSREADHTLLLHAGPEIAVASTKAYTAQIAVLSILSQIVAKEHKREADVDLLRELAKVTTAIEAIVDDAEVMEQIATDFLETTRNAFFIGRTIDYNVSLEGSLKLKEISYIQAEGFAGGELKHGTIALIEDGTPVIALATQENVNLSIRGNVKEVVARGANPCIISMNGLNKDGDTYVIPQVHELLTPLVSVVTLQLISYYAALHRDLDVDKPRNLAKSVTVE, from the coding sequence ATGTGCGGAATTGTAGGATATATCGGGCAAGATAATGCCAAAGAATTATTATTAAAAGGTTTAGAAAAATTAGAATATAGAGGTTATGATTCAGCTGGGATTGCAGTAGTTAATGAATCAGGTACTTCAGTATCAAAGGCGAAAGGACGCATTTCAGAACTTAGAAAGGTTGCAGAAGCAGATGATCAAGATGGTACGTTAGGTATTGGTCATACACGTTGGGCAACACATGGTGTACCTAATTATGAAAACTCTCACCCACATCAATCAGCTTCAAAGCGTTTCACTTTAGTACACAATGGTGTAATTGAAAACTATGAAGAGCTTAAGAACGAATATTTAAGCGACATTACTTTCATCTCTGAAACTGATACGGAAGTTATCGTTCAATTAGTTGAGCATTTTTCAAATGAAGGTCTTTCAACTGAAGATGCCTTCACAAAAGTAATCTCTTTATTAGAAGGTTCTTATGCTTTAGGTTTAATCGATAATGAAGATGAAGATAAGATTTTCGTAGCTAAAAACAAATCACCACTATTAATCGGTGTAGGAGACGACTTTAATGTTATCGCTTCAGATGCGATTGCGATGTTACAAGTTACAAATCAGTATAAAGAAATTCACGATCATGAAATCGTAATTGTTAAACGTGATGACGTTGTTATTAAAACACTTGAAGGTGAAGTTCAAGAAAGAGAATCATATACGGCTCAAATCGATGCAGCAGATGCTGAAAAAGGCGTATACGATCACTATATGTTAAAAGAAATTCACGAACAACCAGCTGTTATGCGTCGTATTATTCAAGAATACCAAGATGAAAATGGAAACTTGAAGATGGATTCAAGCATCATTAAAGATGTGGCAGAAGCAGACCGTATTTATGTTATTGCGGCTGGTACAAGTTACCACGCTGGTTTAGTCGGCAAAGAGTTCATTGAAAAATGGGCAGGCGTGCCAACTGAGGTACATGTAGCTTCAGAGTTCGTATACAATATGCCATTATTATCTGAAAAACCATTATTCATCTTTATTTCTCAATCAGGTGAAACAGCAGATAGTCGTGCAGTATTAGTTGAAACAAATAAATTAGGTCATAAATCATTAACGATCACAAATGTTGCAGGTTCAACACTGTCACGTGAAGCGGATCATACTTTATTATTACATGCAGGTCCAGAAATCGCGGTTGCATCTACTAAAGCTTACACAGCACAAATCGCTGTTTTATCTATTCTTTCTCAAATCGTTGCGAAAGAGCACAAGAGAGAAGCAGATGTTGATTTACTTCGTGAATTAGCTAAAGTAACAACAGCTATCGAAGCAATTGTAGACGATGCTGAAGTTATGGAACAAATTGCAACTGATTTCTTAGAAACAACGCGCAATGCATTCTTTATTGGTCGTACAATCGACTACAATGTAAGTTTAGAAGGTTCATTAAAACTGAAAGAAATTTCATATATTCAAGCAGAAGGCTTTGCTGGGGGCGAGTTAAAACACGGTACAATTGCCTTGATTGAAGATGGAACACCAGTAATTGCACTTGCTACACAAGAAAATGTAAACCTTTCAATCCGTGGTAACGTGAAAGAAGTTGTAGCTCGTGGCGCTAATCCATGTATTATTTCAATGAATGGATTAAACAAAGATGGTGACACTTACGTGATCCCGCAAGTACATGAGTTATTAACGCCATTAGTTTCAGTAGTAACTTTACAATTAATCTCTTACTACGCAGCGTTACACAGAGATTTAGATGTTGATAAACCACGTAACCTTGCTAAATCAGTAACGGTTGAATAA
- a CDS encoding BglG family transcription antiterminator, with product MLLSTREKGIIEMLLKYQSNFVKIYDIAHHLGVSSRTVHRELKSLESFLDKYAVQLRRVNKKGIQLTGDNQAINALKSAIQNQSTVDLSEEEQKVAILYALIQTKSPIKQYSLAHEMGVSNQTLTKLLDSLERSLERYQLQLHKKRGEGIHLSGAESKKRELLSQLMVNNLNSTSVYSVIENHFVYHSINDAQLSMVDIEKIFEVERMLMDFLDQLPYALTESSYLSLTVHIVLSIDRMLNNEYVAINKDIYHDVNNTLEYKVATALALQLEHIYGVQFTEAEITFITIHLRGAKRKNANEIVNDDNDEERITTFIDFVISDTGLAFYDKPALTQGLTLHIIPAINRLKANIETYNPMTEMIKQKYNDLFHSVALSLEKTWPDFDFPDSEIAFIVLHFGGALKTQRTAQYNLLVVCSSGIGTSRLLASRLTQAFTDINSIKQASVGDLNQLDLQAFDAIISTVDLDINEPYITVNPLLPETDINHVTTLLNNQQPKSLNPTQTFPTDSITTNIDDVMNEIRIGLTLIDNVNIEHISLSQDWLDYITDNLYQQEVIADTTSFAERMKQIVLHRWFTLDPYPILMPHLKSEIILKPLILITILNEPIEFHDGQNGEVKIKYLINMFIPPSETLAQMVSALSESLVEHLDNLDQFLTKKEHITEILQQQYLNQLKTNLTME from the coding sequence ATGTTATTAAGTACTCGAGAAAAAGGTATTATTGAAATGCTATTAAAATACCAGAGTAACTTTGTAAAAATATATGACATTGCACATCATTTAGGTGTGTCCTCCCGTACTGTTCATAGAGAACTAAAATCCCTTGAATCGTTTTTAGATAAATACGCCGTCCAGTTACGACGTGTAAACAAAAAAGGTATTCAACTCACTGGTGATAACCAAGCGATAAATGCATTAAAAAGCGCAATCCAAAATCAAAGTACTGTAGATTTATCTGAGGAAGAACAAAAAGTTGCAATACTCTATGCACTTATTCAAACAAAATCCCCTATCAAACAATACAGCTTAGCACATGAAATGGGGGTTTCAAATCAAACCTTAACCAAGCTGCTTGATTCATTAGAGCGTTCCTTAGAAAGATATCAACTACAGCTCCATAAGAAACGAGGAGAAGGTATTCATTTAAGTGGCGCTGAATCTAAAAAGAGAGAATTACTCAGTCAATTAATGGTTAATAATTTAAATAGTACAAGTGTTTATTCAGTTATTGAAAACCATTTTGTATATCACTCGATAAATGATGCCCAGTTATCTATGGTGGATATAGAAAAGATTTTCGAAGTTGAACGTATGCTAATGGACTTTCTAGATCAATTACCATACGCTTTGACTGAATCAAGCTATCTATCATTAACAGTGCATATCGTACTTAGCATTGATCGTATGCTCAATAATGAATACGTAGCTATTAACAAAGACATTTATCATGATGTAAACAATACTTTAGAATATAAAGTTGCCACAGCTTTAGCACTCCAATTAGAGCACATCTATGGTGTGCAATTCACAGAAGCTGAAATTACATTTATTACTATTCACCTTCGTGGGGCTAAACGTAAAAATGCGAACGAAATAGTAAACGATGATAACGACGAAGAACGTATCACAACATTCATCGACTTTGTGATCTCAGATACGGGTCTCGCATTTTATGATAAACCCGCTTTAACACAAGGATTAACACTGCATATCATCCCTGCGATTAATCGGTTAAAAGCGAATATCGAAACGTATAATCCAATGACTGAAATGATTAAGCAAAAATATAATGATTTATTCCACAGTGTTGCCCTATCTTTGGAAAAAACTTGGCCTGATTTTGATTTTCCAGACAGTGAGATTGCATTTATCGTCTTGCACTTTGGCGGCGCACTTAAAACTCAAAGAACAGCACAATACAATTTACTCGTCGTTTGTAGTAGTGGTATAGGCACAAGTCGGTTGCTAGCGTCACGCTTAACACAAGCATTTACTGATATCAATTCGATAAAGCAAGCATCTGTTGGTGATTTAAACCAACTCGACCTTCAAGCTTTTGACGCTATCATTTCTACAGTTGACCTTGATATTAACGAACCGTATATTACTGTAAATCCCTTGTTACCAGAAACTGACATTAACCACGTCACTACTTTATTAAATAACCAACAACCTAAATCATTAAATCCGACTCAAACATTCCCAACTGATTCAATTACAACTAATATTGATGACGTGATGAATGAAATTCGTATAGGTTTAACTTTAATCGATAATGTCAACATTGAACATATTAGTTTATCTCAAGACTGGCTAGACTATATTACAGACAACCTCTATCAACAAGAAGTAATAGCAGATACAACGTCATTCGCTGAACGTATGAAACAAATTGTATTACATCGATGGTTCACATTAGACCCGTATCCTATATTAATGCCTCATTTAAAAAGTGAAATCATTTTGAAACCACTTATATTAATCACTATTTTAAATGAACCGATTGAGTTTCATGACGGTCAAAATGGCGAAGTTAAGATTAAATATTTAATCAATATGTTTATACCACCTAGTGAAACATTGGCACAAATGGTAAGTGCCCTATCTGAATCATTAGTGGAACATTTAGACAATCTCGATCAATTCTTAACAAAGAAAGAACATATCACTGAGATATTACAACAGCAATATCTTAACCAACTCAAAACAAATTTAACAATGGAGTGA
- a CDS encoding PTS sugar transporter subunit IIA, translated as MSELFSNENIFINQEIKDQNEAIEKAGQALVQSGAVTEDYIQAMKEREQVVSTFMGNGLAIPHGTDDAKSSVLQSGLTLVQIPQGIDWDGEEVKVVVGIAGKDGEHLDLLSKIAITFSEEENVERIVNASSAEEIKQVFEEAEA; from the coding sequence ATGTCAGAACTATTTAGTAATGAAAATATCTTTATCAACCAAGAAATCAAAGATCAAAACGAAGCTATCGAAAAAGCAGGACAAGCACTTGTACAAAGTGGCGCTGTAACAGAGGATTACATTCAAGCTATGAAAGAACGTGAGCAAGTTGTTTCTACGTTTATGGGTAATGGCTTAGCTATCCCTCATGGAACTGATGATGCGAAATCAAGCGTCTTACAATCAGGTTTAACTTTAGTTCAAATCCCTCAAGGTATTGATTGGGACGGCGAAGAAGTTAAAGTCGTTGTTGGTATCGCTGGTAAAGATGGAGAACATTTAGATCTATTATCAAAGATTGCCATTACATTTAGTGAAGAAGAAAATGTGGAACGCATTGTTAATGCTTCATCTGCTGAAGAAATCAAACAAGTCTTTGAGGAGGCTGAAGCTTAA